The DNA segment TGACCGTGACAGGCACCGTCCCCGAACCCGCCGGAGCAGTCACCACCACCTCAGTCGCGGTATTGCTCACGATCGCCGCCGCATTCGGACCGAACAACACCTGAGTCGCCCCAGACAGATTCGACCCACTGAGCGTCACCGTGTTCCCACCAGCCGCAGCACCCGACGACGGACTCAACGACGCCAGAACCGGAACCGCAACCGACACATACGTGTAACTCAGCGCGTTACTCGTGCCTGCGGTGGTCGTGACCGTGACGTCCACCGTTCCGGAACCCGCCGGAGCAGTCACCACCACCTCAGTCGCGGTATTGCTCACGATCGCCGCCGCATTCGGACCGAACAACACCTGAGTCGCCCCAGACAGATTCGACCCACTGAGCGTCACCGTGTTCCCACCAGCCGCAGCACCCGACGACGGACTCAACGACGCCAGAACCGGAACCGCAACCGACACATACGTGTAACTCAGCGCGTTACTCGTGCCTGCGGTGGTCGTGACCGTGACGTCCACCGTTCCGGACCCCGCGGGAGCCGTGACGGTGATGCGCGTCGAGGTGTTGCTCAGGATCGTCGCGGGTTGGGACCCGAAGAGGACCTGCGTGGCCCCGGTGAGGTTGACGCCGTTGATCGTCACCGTGTTCCCGCCGGCCGCGGGGCCCGACGCCGGACTGAGTGACGTGAGGATCGGGGCGATCGCGACGTACGTGTAGAAGACGTTCTGGGTGCTGGTTCCCGTCGGTCCGGTGACAGTGACCTTGACCGAGCCGCCTCCCGCGGGCGTCCTGGCCGTGATCTGCGTGTCACTCAGGACGACGACTTGGGTGGCCGGGCTGAGGCCGAACCTGACCGCGGTTGCGCCGGTGAAGCCGGAGCCGGTGATGGTGACGGGGGTGCCCCCCACGGAGGCACCTTGGGTGGGGCTGACACTGATCACTACGGGAGCCATGATGCCCCTCCTTTCTTCCTTCTCGCTCGTGCCTGGGGGACGGGCCCCGCCCTGGCATGCCGGGGCGGGGCGGGGCGTCGCCGCCCGAACGCGTCAGCGTGGGCGGCGACCCGGCCGTCGTGCCGTGGTGCCCGGTCGTCCCGGGGTCAGGTGATCGTGAAGGCCTGGGCGTTGGAGTTCCCGCCGCAGGTGTCGACCGTGATGGTTCCGGCGCCGGTGGCGAGTCCGCCCGGTACCGTGGCGACGAGTTGGGTCTCGCTCACCGGGGTGAAGACCGCGGTGGCGGTGGCCGCGCCGCTGTCGGTGAAGGTGACGGTGTCCACTCCGACGAAGCCGGTTCCGTTGATGACGATGTCGTCTCCCTCCGTTCCCGAGGTGGGAACGGTCGAGGTGATGGCCGGGGCGAGGTAGTAGTCGATGAGGGTGGTGCCCGCGGCACTGGTGCCGCCGGCGGTGGTGATACCCACCGACTGGGTCGACACCGTGCCCACCTGGCCCGGGTTGGCCGGTGCGGTGAAGGTGACCTGGCTGGGCTGGGTCGGGGTGACCGCGACGTTGCCCACGGTGCCCACACCGACCTGCGTCCCGGTCAGGAAGTTGGTGCCGAACAGTGTCACCGAGCCGCCCGTGGCAGCCGGGACGCAAGTGACACTGAGCCCCGTCGTGGTCGGCGCGGCGATGATGAAGAACGGGAGTGCGTTGCTGGTGGCGCCCGCACTGCTGGTGACGCTGATGGACGCCTGTCCGGAGCACGGCGCCGTGCTGGGCACCACGAAGGTGACCTGGGTGGCGGTCACGGACGACGGAGTGACCGGCGTCGCACCGAAGTTGACTCTGGTGGTGGTGGACATGGCGGTGCCGTTGATCTGGACCGTGTCCCCCGCTTTCCCCTGGTTGGTACCGGTTGTCGTATCCACCACTGAGGTGATGGTTGCCATGGTCTTTCTCCTTCTGTCACGTCGCTCTGGAGCGGGCCGGGGCGAGAGCGGGCGGCTGATGGCATGCGGGCCCACGACCGCGCGGGTGCTCCATGAAGCGGAGAGGGAGGGTGCGTGCCTCGGGGTCGACGCCCGAGGAGAAAGTCGTGCACTGCGAATCGACCCGGCGCCCTGACACGGGCGCTGTCATCTCGCTCCCACCGATTGAAGCGACGGAACGAAGGAAGCAACAGGTGGAATTGATGCGTTAAGGAACTAATGGGCAAATAGTTTTAAACCTGGCGAGCATGCAGCGGGCGCCGTTGTGCGCCCTCAAGAACCTTGTACCGCCGGCGACGGCGCCGCGTCCCAGCACCAGGTCGGCGGAGCCGCGCACGAAGGCCTCCCGCGTCCCGCGTCAGCGGCTCCCGCGGGTGTTGAGCCGGGCGGCCTGCCGTGTCAGATGGTCGCGCTCGGCGAGGTTGGGCGCCTTCAGGGCCGCCTCCGCGTACAGCCGTGCCGCCGTCGCCAGGTCGCCGTCGCGCTCGTGGAGGTAGGCCGCCACCGCGGTGTGGCGGGGCAGCGCCTCGTCCAGCGCCGCCAGCGCCGTCAGGCCGGCGCGCGGTCCGTCGGCCTCGCCGACGGCCACCGCGCGGTTGAGCCGGACGACGGGGTTCTCGGTCAGGCGCAGGAGCTCGTCGTACCACTCGACGATCTGCACCCAGTCGGTCTCCTCCGCGGTGGGCGCGTCGGCGTGGAGCGCCGCGATGGCGGCCTGGGCCTGGAACTCCCCCAGCCGGTCGCGTGCGAGTGCGGCCTGGAGGATCTCGATGCCCTCGGCGATCGACCTGGTGTCCCACCGGCCGCGGTCCTGCTCGGCGAGCGGCACGAGGCCCCCGTCCGGCGCGGTCCGGGCGGCGCGCCGGGCGTGGTGGATCAGCATGAGGGCGAGCAGCCCGGCCACCTCGGGGTGGTCGATCGCCGCCGCGAGCTGCCGGGTGAGCCGGATGGCCTCGGCGGCGAGGTCGACGTCGCCGGAGTAGCCCTCGTTGAAGACCAGGTAGAGGACGCGCAGCACGGTGGCGACGTCGCCGGGCCGGTCGAACCGGGCCCCGGAGACGGTGCGCTTGGCGCGGCTGATGCGCTGCGCCATCGTCGCCTCGGGTACCAGGTAGGCCTGGGCGATCTGGCGGGTGGTGAGCCCGCCGACGGCGCGCAGCGTGAGCGCGACCGCCGACGACGGCGTCAGCGACGGGTGGGCGCACAGGAAGTACAGCTGGAGCGTGTCGTCCACCGCGGGCGCGGGGCCGGGCGCCGGCTCCTCGTCGACGCGGTCCTCGCGGCGGCGCCGGGCGGCGTCCGCGCGGGTCGCGTCGAGGAACCGGCGCCAGGCCACGGTGACCAGCCAGCCCTTCGGGTCCCGCGGGCGGTCGGCAGGCCAGACCCGGAGTGCCTCGACCAGCGCGTCCTGCACGGCGTCCTCGGCCGCCGCGAAGTCGGCTCCGCGGCGGACGAGGATCCCGAGCACGCCCGGCGTGAGGCTTCTCAGCAGGGCCTCGTCCATCAGGTCTCGTCCATCAGGTCTCGTCCATCAGTGCGGGCACTCCGTGGTGGTGGGGTGCGCCCCCATGAACGGGCGCAGCTCCAGCCACTCGTGGATCGGCTTCCCGCCCGCCCCGGGGGCGGCCGACAGCTCCCCGGCGAGCTCGACGGCGCGTTCGTAGCTGTCGACGTCGATCACCATCCAGCCGGCGATGAGGTCCTTGGTCTCGGCGAACGGGCCGTCGGTGACCGGCGGGCGCCCCTCGCCGTCGTAGCGGACCCACGTCCCCTCGGGGGCGAGCGCCTGGCCGTCGACGAACTCGCCGCTCTTCTCCAGCCGGTCCGCGAAATCCCGCATGTACCGCAGGTGGGCCGAGACCTCCTCGGGCGTCCACCGGTCCATGGGCACGTTGTTGACCGCGTCCGGAGCGCCGCGGTAGTGCTTGAGCAGCAAGTACTTGGCCATCGTGGTTGTCTCCTCGGTGCTGGTGCGGCCCATTGTGGTCGCGTTCACCCCGGGGACGGAGCAGGTCGCGGGTTCTCGACATCGCCGTCCGATTTTTTTCCCGGGCCACCGCCACCGGCCCGGAGGTCCGCGCTCACCGGCCGGGGCACAGCACCGTCACCCGCGGGTCTCCGCGCCGCGGCGTCACCCTCGACGCCGTGCCCTCACCGGTCGGAGGAGAACCGCACCGCGCCCGCCGGCAGTGACGCGTTGCACCAGATCCGCACCCCGGCGAGGAGTTCGTTGTCGGCGCCGACCGTCGCCCCGTCGCCGATGACCGCGCCGGTGACGACCGTGCGCTCGCCCACCCGGGCGCCCTCACCTATCAGCGAGTCCGTGACGACGGCGCCGGCCTCCACCACCGCGTCGGACAGCACGGCGCTGCCGGTCAGCCGTGCGCCGGCGCCGATCAGCGCGCGCTCCCCCACCACCGTGCCGCCGCTGAGCTTGGCGCCCGGAGCGACCCGCGCCGTCGGCAGCACCAGCCGGTCCCCGCAGCGCCCCGGCACCGCCGGCGACGGCGCGCGCCCCAGCACCAGGTCGGCCGAGCCGCGTACGAAGGCCTCCGGCGTGCCGAGGTCCAGCCAGTACGTGGAGTCGACCATGCCCTGGAGGTGGGCCCCGGCGGCCAGCAGATCCGGGAACGTCTCCCGTTCCACCGACACCGGACGGCCCTCGGGGATGGTGTCGATGACCGAGCGCCGGAACACGTAGGCGCCCGCGTTGATCTGGTCCGTGACGATCTCCTCGGGCGTGCTGGGCTTCTCCAGGAAGGCCAGCACGCGCCCGGTCCCGTCGGTGGGCACCAGGCCGTACGCGCGCGGGTCGGTGACGCGGGTGAGGTGCAGCGAGACGTCCGCGCCCGCGGCGCCGTGGGCGGCGAGAAGCCCGCCGATGTCGAGGCCGGTCAGGATGTCGCCGTTGAAGACGAGCACCGGGTCCTCGGGGGCCGAGTGCAGCCGGGAGGCGACGTTGCGGATCGCGCCGCCGGTGCCGAGCGGCTCCGGCTCGGTCACGTACTCCAGGTGCAGCCCGAACGCGGAACCGTCGCCGAAGTACGGCTCGAAGACCTCCGCCAGGTACGACGTCGCCAGGACCATGTGCTCGACCCCCGCGGCCCTGGCCCGTGCCAGCTGGTGCGTGAGGAACGGCACGCCGGCGGCCGGCACCATCGGCTTGGGGGTGTTCACCGTGAGCGGTCGCAGCCGGGTGCCCTTGCCTCCGACCAGAAGGATCGCTTCTGTCACGTGTCGTCTCTGCTTCCTGCTGGGGGCATCCTGCTGGGGCCGGCCGGAGTGTTCCGGCCGGCCAGTCTAAGCAGAGCGTTCCGGGCGGCCGGCCGCGGCCGGGCACCGGCGCGCGGCGCCTTGCGGGCGGCCGTCGCCGGGGCGCGCGGCGGCGCCCCGGAGCGCGGCGCGCGGTCCGGCCGCACGGCCTCTCAGCGGCCCTGCAACCGGGCGGCGGCGCTGCGGATGGTGCCGAGCTGGTCGTACAGCTCGGTGCCGGGGCAGTCGGTGCTGTATCCGTCGCGGTGCCCGGATATCACCTTCAGCGGGACCTGCTCGCCCGCCGGGAACAGGTTGCCCCCCGCGGACGTGAGCGTGGTGCTGCCCGCCGGGTCGGCACCGGTCAGGCCGAGCTTCCAGGCGGCGAGCGCAGTGAGCGAGTCGAGGGCGGCCTTGGGGGGCGCCGCGTCCATGAACGTGCCGATGACGGCGATCCCGGTGCTGTCGGTGTTGAAGCCCATGGTGTGCGCGCCCATCACCGGCCTGTCCACGCCGCCGGCCCGGCCCTCGTAGATGGTTCCGCACTTGTCGACGAGGAAGTTGTAGCCGATGTCGCGCCAGCCGTTGGTCTCGACGTGGTAGCGGTAGATGCCCCGGACCAGCGCGGCGGCCTCGGAGCACGCGTAGTCGTTGCCGGTGTCGGTGTGGTGCACGAAGGCGGCCTTCACCGTGCCGGTGTAACCGAACCCTCCCTCCCGCAGGCTCTCGTCGGCGTCCCAGCCCGCCCGGCTGACGATGGTGGGGCGGGGGGCGGCGGCGGGAGCTCGGGCGGCGGGGGCAGTGGCCGTTCGTCCGGTGGGGCCCGCCCTGAGGGTTCGTCCGGTGGGGCCCGCCCTGAGGGTTCGTCCGGTGGGCCCGGCCCTGAGGGTTCGTTCGGTGGCTCCGGCCTCCTCCGGCTCTCCGGCCTCGGCCGCGTCCTCGCTCTGCGCGGCGGCCAGCCCGCTCGCCGCTGACGTGCCGGGGACCGCCGGCGTCTCGCTCGCCGCGCCACCGGGGTCGCCGCCCGGGTCGACGAGTGCGAGCCGCAGACCGGCGGGCAGCGGTTGCGCCGCGCGCCCCGCGGCCGTGGTGTCCCGGCGGCCGGCCTCGGCGCTCGTCCGCCCCCGGGCGGCCGGCGCGCCCCTCCCGCCCGCGGCGGCCGGCGTCACACGGACCTGCACGCCGTCCGACCTGCCCACCCACAGGGGGGCCGTGGCACCGCGCAACCGGCGTCCGGCGCGTTCGGCGGAGCCCGGGTCGGGCGCGTGGTCGTGGCCCCCCACCGCCACGGCACGCCACCGCGACCAGGTGGGCGTGCCGGCCGGGCGGGTGCGGACCTGCACGCTGCCGGCGAGTTCGGCGTCCGGGTCGTCCCAGGCGACGCCGACCAGCGAGAACGGGCTCACCTGATCCCGCGTCAGGCCCTGTGCGGGGGTGCCGCCGAGGGCACGGTCGTCGGCGAGCGCGGCGAGCGGGAAGGACTGGGTGCCACCGGAGGAGAACGAGACGGGGGCCGGTGCGGAGGCGGAGACCGGTGCCGAGGCGGAGACCGGCCCCGAGGCGGGGACCGGCTCGGGAGCGGCGGGCAGACCGGACGGCGGGCCGGTCGCCGCTCGGGCCCCGGGCGAGAGGACGAAGGGCAGGGCAAGGGCGGCCACGCAGGTCACGCCCGCTGAGGAGAGAAGCGATGCACGCATGTGTCCGATCGTTTACGGACAGCGACAAAACTGTCCATTTCACCTCACCCACCTGCCCAGGGCCCGGCCGACGCGCCGTCGGCCCAACCGGGTGGCCCCACGATCCCCCGCCCGGCCCCACCGGGCACCCGCGCGCGTATGCTCACCGGCGTGAACACCACCGACCGCACCCCCGCCGACCTGCTGCGATCCGCACTCGCGGCGGACCCGGGCCGCCCCCTGGTGACCTTCTACGACGACGCGACGGGTGAACGCGTCGAATTGTCCGTGGCGACCTTCGCCAATTGGGTGGCCAAGACGGCGAACCTCCTCCAGGGCGATCTCGCGGCGGAGCCCGGCGACCGGGTGGCGCTGCTGCTGCCCGCGCACTGGCAGACCGCGGTGTGGCTGCTCGCCTGCTCCTCGGTGGGCGTGGTCGCGGACCTCGGCGGGGATCCGGCGGGGGCGGACCTGGTGGTCAGCGGGCCCGAGTCGCTCGACGCGGCGCGCGCCTGCCGCGGGGAGCGGGTGGCGCTCGCGCTTCGCCCCCTGGGTGTGCGCTTTCCCCAGCCGCCGGAGGGGTTCACCGACTACGCGGTGGAGGTGCCGGGACAGGGGGACCGTTTCGCGCCGTTCGAGCCCGTCGACCCTGCCGCGCCCGCGCTGATCGTCGCCGGGGCCGAGCTGTCCGGGGCCGAGGTGGTGGAGCGGGCCGTCGCCGACGCGGACGGGCTCGGGCTGGCGGGGCCCGGAGCCCGGCTGTTGTCCACGCGGGGGTACGACACGTGGGCGGGGGTGGGTGCCGGGCTCTACGCGCCGCTGGCCGCGGGGGGTTCCGTAGTGCTGTGCCGGCACTCCGGCGAGCTCGGCCAGGGGGCGCTGGACCAACGCATCGAGTCCGAACGGGTCACCACGACGGCGCGGTAGTTTTCCGGGGTGCCGGAACCCGGCCTCGACCGTGTGGCGACGGGAATCTGTGGGCCCCACCATCAGGCGACCCTTCGGGTCGATCCCGTCCCGGTGGGGTGGCTTCTGTTCTCATCCGGACCACCTTCCGGTGGTGGGTTGCTCGCGCAGTTCCCCGCGCCCCTTTTTCGTGGGCGCCGCCAACACCAGCGCACCGGGCCCACCAGGGGCTCGCGCCCACGCGGCGGAGCCGCACATGGACACAGCCCCGCGCCCCTTTTGTGCGCACCCGAACCGCACGACTCCCGAACCGAGCGCACCCAACCGGCACGCACCCGAACCGCACAGACCTCGAACCGTGCGCACCCGAACCGCACGCACCCGAACCGCACGCACCCCGAACCGCACGCACCCGAACCGCACAGACCTCGAACCGCACGCACCCGAACCGCACGCACCCCGAACCGCACGGACCCCGAACCGTGCGCACCCCAACCGCCCAGCCCCCCACCCCACCCGTTCAGCCCACCCCACCCCCGGTGCGCGCGCCGTTTCCGTGTGTTCGGGTGATGGTCGTAGGAGCGGGCCCTGGCGGCCGTGAACCGGTGCCGGGGTCCACGTCCTGTCGCCGTCCCAAGGGGTCGATGCGCACGTGCCGGATGACGAGGGAAATCCGCCCCGCAGGTGGGCCGGGGGCGATGCCCGAAGCCGCGGGTCCTCTCCGAGCGGGGTGGGCGGTGCCCGGCGCCGGCGCAGGAGCCGGTGGCTGCGGTGGACCGCCGTCGGGGGAGCCGCCCTCGTGCTCGGCGCGGGGGGTGCCGGCTGGGTCGCGTACCAGAAGCTGGACGGCAACATCACCTCGGACACGGACGGGGCCGCCGAGCTGGAGCGGTACGAGAAGGAGCGGCCCACCGCGCTGGTGCGGGGCGCCCGGAACATCCTGCTGATCGGCTCGGACAGCCGGGCGGGCAAGGCCAACGGCCGGTACGGGCGCGACAACGGCACCCAGCGCTCCGACACCACCATCCTGCTGCACCTGGCCGCCGACCACCGGCGGGCCACCGCGGTCTCCGTACCGCGCGACCTGATGGTGATGGTCCCCGCCTGCCGGAGGCGCGACGGCACCCGGACCGGGCCGGTGTACGCCATGTTCAACCACGCCTTCGAGAGGGGCGGTTCTGCCTGCACGGTGCGCACGGTCGAACGGCTCACCCGGATCCGCGTCGACCACTACATGATCATCGATTTCCGGGGATTCAAGCAGTTGGTGGACGCCCTGGGCGGCGTGCGGGTCTGCCTCCGCCAGTCCGTGCACGACCCCGACGCCCAGTTGGACCTGCGCGCCGGGGTGCAGACGCTCGACGGCGAGCAGGCACTCGGCTACGTACGGGCCCGCAAGGCCCTCGGCGACGGCAGCGACACCGACCGCATGGACCGCCAACAGCGCTTCCTCGGCGCCCTGGTGGCGAAGGTCAACAGCAACGGCGTGCTGCTCAACCCGGGCCGGCTCTACCCCGTGCTGGACGCGGCGACCTCGTCCCTGACCACGGACCCGGGCCTGGCGAGCCTGCGGAACCTCTACGAACTGGTACGGGGAGTGCGCGGCATCCCCACAGGACGGACGCAGTTCCTCACGCTGCCCCGCCGCCCGGACCCCGGTAACCCGAATCGGGATCAACTTGACAATAACAGTGCGAAAAAGCTCTTTGCGCAGCTCCGCATGGACGCGCCGGTGAAGGTCGTCCGCCCGCCGCGGAGCCGTGCGCACGGCGGGGAAGGCGGTCCGGTCCCCTCCCCCACACCGACGTTCCGCGGCAGCACCGCCGGGCGCGACACCTGTCGCTGAGCCGCCGAGCGCGGGCCATGTGACCCGTTCCACCCCGGACGGGTAAAGCCGAGCCCAACGTCTTCCTCATGTTCCGGGGAATTGCGGGGGATTGCCCGGTTGTAATGCCGTGCAATTTGTCACCAGCGTCGTTCCGCGCCGAAGTGGACGGATAGTGTGAGCGCTCCGGTGCACCAGGCCGTTTCGGCGGGGCACTGCTGGACGACTCACCGAGCGCCTTGAAAAGCAGCAAGGGGGAAGGCGCCGCGTGGCCCCGACGGAGGACGGACAACCGTGGACGCGCAAGGCCGTGGGCGGTCTGACGACATCGACCCCGCAGACCAGTGGGTACTGAACCCGCAGACCGGTGATTACGAGCTGCGACTGAGTCCCTCCGGTGGGCAGTCGCCGATGCCGGGCCAGCGCGGTGCCGGCCGGGGTGGCCGCGCCGCCGGGCGCGGCCCGCGCCAGGGCGGGCAGCAGGGCCGGCCTCCCACGGGGCAGCCGTCCGGACGGGACGGCGGCACGCAGCGGATGCCGACCGTCGACGGGCCCCGGAGCAGGCGGGCCGGCGGGCGCGGTGCGCCGCCGTACGAGGACCAGGAGGCCCCGCGGGTACCCGGGCAGCGCAGGCGGCGCCCCGTCCAGGAGCCGCCCGGCCGCCGGGGGCGCGGCAAGCCGAAGAAGAACGCGAAGGGCAAGAAGGCGCTGCTGTGGACCGGCGGCGTGCTGGCCTTCATCGTGCTGGGCACGTCCGCGGCCGGATACCTGTACTACCGCCACCTGGACGGCAACATCAGCACCACCGACGTCGCGGGCGCGGGCAGCGGCGGGTTCGCCAAGGACGAGGCGTTCAACGTCCTTCTGATGGGCACCGACAAGCGGACCGGCAAGGGCAACGAGGGCTACGGCGACAAGGGCAGCGTCGGCCACGCCGACACGAACATCCTGCTGCACGTCGCCAAGGACCGTTCGAACGCCACCGCGCTGAGCATCCCCCGGGACCTGATCACCGACATCCCGGACTGCCCGACGAAGCAGCCGGACGGCTCCACCAAGGTCGTCCCGGGCACGCAGCACGTGCGCTTCAACACCAGCCTCGGCCAGGACGGCCGCGACCCGGGCTGCACCATGCGCACCGTGGACGCGCTCACCGGCATCCACGTCGACCACTTCATGATGGCCGACTTCAACGCGGTCAAGACGCTGAGCACCGCCGTCGGCGGCGTCGACATCTGCCTGGCGAAGAACGTCGACGACCGCGAGTCGCACCTCAAGCTCTCGGCCGGCCACCACACCATCGAGGGCGAGCAGGCGCTGGCGTTCGTCCGCACCCGGCACAGCTTCGGCAACCAGGGCGACCTGGACCGCATCAAGGTGCAGCAGCAGTTCCTGGGGTCGCTGATGCGGAAGATGTCGTCCAGCGACACCCTCACCAGCCCCAGCAAGCTGTCGAGCCTCGCGGAGGCGGCGACCAAGGCGCTCACCGTGGACACCGGCATCGGCCACATCAGCACGCTCAAGGACGTCGCCCTGGAGCTGAAGAAGGTGCCGCCGAAGAACATCACGTTCGCCACGCTGCCGGTGGTGGACAACCCGGACGAGATAGTGCACGCGACCGTCGTCGTCAACAAGGCGCAGGCGGATCCGCTCTTCGCGATGATGCGCGACGACGTCTCCCTGACCGAGGTCAAGAAGAAGGAGTCGGAGCAGAAGCAGGCCCAGGCGGACCGCCTGAAGGGCTCCAAGTCGGCCCCGGGCGACGTGCGGGTCAACATCTACAACGGCGGCGCCGCCGCGGGCTCCGCTCAGGAGACGCTCTCCTGGCTCCAGAACACCGAGGGCGTGCTCAAGTCCAGCCAGCTCGGCAACGCGCCGGCGAACGTCGCGAAGACCACGCTCGAGTACTCTCCCGACCAGGCCGACCAGGCACGTGAGCTGGCGGATCTGATGGGCCTGCCCGCCTCGGCGATGAAGCCGGGCAAGAGCGAGCAGACCGATCAGGGGGTGCCCGCGGTGGTGCTCACCCTGGGACAGGACTTCAAGGGCGCGGGGGTGCCCATCGCCGCTCCGTCGAAGGCGCCGGAGGGGATTCAGAAGGTGGAGGCTGACAAATCGGTCTGCGCCAAGTAACCCTCAAGGGGGTTTGTGCGTCTAACCGGGCGTAGGGGGTCCGAAGCCGCACATGGGTGGGGAGGCAGGGCATGAGGCAGAGCGGTGTGCCCGGGGATGGCATAGCCGTCGGTCATGGTGGCCGGTCGGTCAGGCCGGTCCGTGACATCCGGCAGTCCCACGAGGCCCGTCAGGCCCATGAGCTCGGCTGGGACGAGAGCCTGTACGACGACGGTCCAGGCGGCCGTACCGATGCCGGTGCCGGTGCCGACGGCAAGAGACGGTCGACGGGCGCCGGGGCCGGAGGTCCCGGCGCCCCGCACGGAGCGCTCGCGGCGCAGCCCGGAGCGCAGCCGCGGCGCGGCCGGCGGCTGCTGCGCTGGTCGGCGACCGTCCT comes from the Streptomyces sp. TS71-3 genome and includes:
- a CDS encoding RNA polymerase sigma factor — its product is MDEALLRSLTPGVLGILVRRGADFAAAEDAVQDALVEALRVWPADRPRDPKGWLVTVAWRRFLDATRADAARRRREDRVDEEPAPGPAPAVDDTLQLYFLCAHPSLTPSSAVALTLRAVGGLTTRQIAQAYLVPEATMAQRISRAKRTVSGARFDRPGDVATVLRVLYLVFNEGYSGDVDLAAEAIRLTRQLAAAIDHPEVAGLLALMLIHHARRAARTAPDGGLVPLAEQDRGRWDTRSIAEGIEILQAALARDRLGEFQAQAAIAALHADAPTAEETDWVQIVEWYDELLRLTENPVVRLNRAVAVGEADGPRAGLTALAALDEALPRHTAVAAYLHERDGDLATAARLYAEAALKAPNLAERDHLTRQAARLNTRGSR
- a CDS encoding TIGR03089 family protein; the protein is MNTTDRTPADLLRSALAADPGRPLVTFYDDATGERVELSVATFANWVAKTANLLQGDLAAEPGDRVALLLPAHWQTAVWLLACSSVGVVADLGGDPAGADLVVSGPESLDAARACRGERVALALRPLGVRFPQPPEGFTDYAVEVPGQGDRFAPFEPVDPAAPALIVAGAELSGAEVVERAVADADGLGLAGPGARLLSTRGYDTWAGVGAGLYAPLAAGGSVVLCRHSGELGQGALDQRIESERVTTTAR
- a CDS encoding LCP family protein, with protein sequence MPDDEGNPPRRWAGGDARSRGSSPSGVGGARRRRRSRWLRWTAVGGAALVLGAGGAGWVAYQKLDGNITSDTDGAAELERYEKERPTALVRGARNILLIGSDSRAGKANGRYGRDNGTQRSDTTILLHLAADHRRATAVSVPRDLMVMVPACRRRDGTRTGPVYAMFNHAFERGGSACTVRTVERLTRIRVDHYMIIDFRGFKQLVDALGGVRVCLRQSVHDPDAQLDLRAGVQTLDGEQALGYVRARKALGDGSDTDRMDRQQRFLGALVAKVNSNGVLLNPGRLYPVLDAATSSLTTDPGLASLRNLYELVRGVRGIPTGRTQFLTLPRRPDPGNPNRDQLDNNSAKKLFAQLRMDAPVKVVRPPRSRAHGGEGGPVPSPTPTFRGSTAGRDTCR
- a CDS encoding sugar phosphate nucleotidyltransferase, which produces MTEAILLVGGKGTRLRPLTVNTPKPMVPAAGVPFLTHQLARARAAGVEHMVLATSYLAEVFEPYFGDGSAFGLHLEYVTEPEPLGTGGAIRNVASRLHSAPEDPVLVFNGDILTGLDIGGLLAAHGAAGADVSLHLTRVTDPRAYGLVPTDGTGRVLAFLEKPSTPEEIVTDQINAGAYVFRRSVIDTIPEGRPVSVERETFPDLLAAGAHLQGMVDSTYWLDLGTPEAFVRGSADLVLGRAPSPAVPGRCGDRLVLPTARVAPGAKLSGGTVVGERALIGAGARLTGSAVLSDAVVEAGAVVTDSLIGEGARVGERTVVTGAVIGDGATVGADNELLAGVRIWCNASLPAGAVRFSSDR
- a CDS encoding S-layer family protein, giving the protein MAPVVISVSPTQGASVGGTPVTITGSGFTGATAVRFGLSPATQVVVLSDTQITARTPAGGGSVKVTVTGPTGTSTQNVFYTYVAIAPILTSLSPASGPAAGGNTVTINGVNLTGATQVLFGSQPATILSNTSTRITVTAPAGSGTVDVTVTTTAGTSNALSYTYVSVAVPVLASLSPSSGAAAGGNTVTLSGSNLSGATQVLFGPNAAAIVSNTATEVVVTAPAGSGTVDVTVTTTAGTSNALSYTYVSVAVPVLASLSPSSGAAAGGNTVTLSGSNLSGATQVLFGPNAAAIVSNTATEVVVTAPAGSGTVPVTVTTAGGTSNALSYTYVSVAVPVLTSLSPTSGPTAGGNTVTINGMNLSGATQVRFGLNPATILTNTDTQITVSAPAGPPSSVPVTVTTAGGTSNPLSYFYIAAPTVSDLSPHLGPATGGNTVTVFGSNLTLTSAVNFGGQPATAFTVVSDSQLTVTAPPGSGTVAVTVTTPGGTSSTGIGNPFYTYLGAPFLTSLTPSEGSSAGGEAIVLTGGNLTFTDMVTFGGVPASFAAISDTQVVATSPAGAPGTVPVVAHTPAGDSNSLPFTYDPS
- a CDS encoding peptidoglycan recognition protein, with protein sequence MRASLLSSAGVTCVAALALPFVLSPGARAATGPPSGLPAAPEPVPASGPVSASAPVSASAPAPVSFSSGGTQSFPLAALADDRALGGTPAQGLTRDQVSPFSLVGVAWDDPDAELAGSVQVRTRPAGTPTWSRWRAVAVGGHDHAPDPGSAERAGRRLRGATAPLWVGRSDGVQVRVTPAAAGGRGAPAARGRTSAEAGRRDTTAAGRAAQPLPAGLRLALVDPGGDPGGAASETPAVPGTSAASGLAAAQSEDAAEAGEPEEAGATERTLRAGPTGRTLRAGPTGRTLRAGPTGRTATAPAARAPAAAPRPTIVSRAGWDADESLREGGFGYTGTVKAAFVHHTDTGNDYACSEAAALVRGIYRYHVETNGWRDIGYNFLVDKCGTIYEGRAGGVDRPVMGAHTMGFNTDSTGIAVIGTFMDAAPPKAALDSLTALAAWKLGLTGADPAGSTTLTSAGGNLFPAGEQVPLKVISGHRDGYSTDCPGTELYDQLGTIRSAAARLQGR
- a CDS encoding YciI family protein, whose protein sequence is MAKYLLLKHYRGAPDAVNNVPMDRWTPEEVSAHLRYMRDFADRLEKSGEFVDGQALAPEGTWVRYDGEGRPPVTDGPFAETKDLIAGWMVIDVDSYERAVELAGELSAAPGAGGKPIHEWLELRPFMGAHPTTTECPH
- a CDS encoding IPT/TIG domain-containing protein; this translates as MATITSVVDTTTGTNQGKAGDTVQINGTAMSTTTRVNFGATPVTPSSVTATQVTFVVPSTAPCSGQASISVTSSAGATSNALPFFIIAAPTTTGLSVTCVPAATGGSVTLFGTNFLTGTQVGVGTVGNVAVTPTQPSQVTFTAPANPGQVGTVSTQSVGITTAGGTSAAGTTLIDYYLAPAITSTVPTSGTEGDDIVINGTGFVGVDTVTFTDSGAATATAVFTPVSETQLVATVPGGLATGAGTITVDTCGGNSNAQAFTIT